A genome region from Variovorax paradoxus includes the following:
- a CDS encoding ABC transporter permease has translation MKKTLVRWLDSDVGYSFRTSPVAIAAAFIALVCVVCAVFAGWVSPHNPFDLAALELGDARLPPAWSAEGSSKYLLGTDDQGRDILSAVIYGARISLIVGLVSVVLSVAVGVVLGLLAGFFGGWLDSFLMRVCDVMLSFPPILVALLIAGVGRALFPGAHESLAFGVLIISISLTGWVQYARTVRGSTLVERNKEYVQAARVTGVAPMRIMLRHVLPNVMGPVMVLATIQVATAIITEATLSFLGVGVPPTSPSLGTLISIGNQYLFSGEWWITVFPGLMLVLIALSVNLLGDWLRDALNPRLR, from the coding sequence ATGAAAAAGACACTCGTCCGCTGGCTCGACAGCGACGTCGGCTACAGCTTCCGCACCTCGCCCGTGGCGATCGCCGCTGCGTTCATCGCGCTGGTGTGCGTGGTCTGCGCGGTGTTCGCAGGCTGGGTCTCGCCGCACAACCCCTTCGACCTGGCCGCGCTCGAGCTCGGCGACGCGCGCCTGCCGCCCGCATGGAGCGCCGAAGGTTCGTCCAAGTACCTGCTCGGCACCGACGACCAGGGGCGCGACATTCTTTCGGCCGTGATCTACGGCGCGCGCATCTCGTTGATCGTCGGCCTGGTGTCGGTGGTGCTCTCGGTCGCGGTCGGGGTGGTGCTGGGCCTGCTGGCGGGCTTCTTCGGCGGCTGGCTCGACTCCTTCCTCATGCGCGTGTGCGACGTGATGCTGTCGTTCCCGCCGATCCTGGTGGCGCTGCTCATCGCCGGCGTCGGTCGCGCGCTCTTTCCGGGCGCTCACGAGTCGCTGGCCTTCGGGGTGCTGATCATCTCGATCTCGCTCACCGGCTGGGTGCAGTACGCGCGCACCGTGCGAGGCTCCACGCTGGTGGAGCGCAACAAGGAATACGTGCAGGCCGCGCGCGTGACCGGTGTTGCGCCGATGCGCATCATGCTGCGCCACGTGCTGCCCAACGTGATGGGGCCGGTGATGGTGCTGGCGACGATCCAGGTGGCCACCGCAATCATCACCGAGGCCACGCTGTCGTTCCTGGGGGTGGGCGTGCCGCCCACGTCGCCCTCGCTGGGCACGCTCATCAGCATCGGCAACCAGTACCTGTTCTCGGGCGAATGGTGGATCACGGTGTTCCCGGGCCTGATGCTGGTGCTGATCGCACTCAGCGTGAACCTGCTGGGCGACTGGCTGCGCGACGCGCTCAACCCGAGGCTGCGATGA
- a CDS encoding DUF3311 domain-containing protein, which produces MWALLLLPFIGLLWLPFYNSPLPELFGFPFFYWYQLLWVPITALLIWVVYRHGYEEGDE; this is translated from the coding sequence ATGTGGGCCTTGCTCTTGTTGCCCTTCATCGGGCTTCTGTGGCTGCCGTTCTACAACAGCCCGTTGCCGGAGCTGTTCGGCTTTCCCTTCTTCTACTGGTACCAGCTGCTGTGGGTGCCGATCACGGCACTGCTGATCTGGGTCGTGTACCGCCACGGCTATGAAGAGGGAGACGAATGA
- a CDS encoding ABC transporter ATP-binding protein: protein MSLLQVKDLVVEFPHRRGTLRALDRISFDIAPGEILGVVGESGAGKSLTGAAIIGLLEPPGRVAGGEIVLDGQRIDNLGFDAMRPIRGRKIGAIFQDPLTSLNPLYTVGQQLIETIRAHLPVTESEARKRAIGLLQDTGIPAAEQRIDHFPHQFSGGMRQRVVIALALAAEPKLIVADEPTTALDVSIQAQIIQLLKRICKERGAAVMLITHDMGVIAETCDRVAVMYAGRVAEIGPVHEVIHQPAHPYTAGLMASIPDMASDRERLNQIDGAMPRLNAIPAGCAYNPRCPRTFARCLSERPELMHAGATRAACWLHDAADPHLGQAEIAAKHHDALAAGERATPEAAEPIVEVTR, encoded by the coding sequence ATGAGCCTGCTGCAAGTCAAAGACCTCGTCGTCGAGTTTCCGCACCGCCGCGGCACGCTGCGCGCGCTCGACCGCATTTCGTTCGACATCGCACCCGGGGAGATCCTGGGCGTGGTGGGCGAGTCGGGCGCCGGCAAGTCGCTCACGGGCGCGGCCATCATCGGCTTGCTCGAGCCGCCGGGCCGCGTGGCCGGCGGCGAGATCGTGCTCGACGGCCAGCGCATCGACAACCTCGGCTTCGATGCCATGCGCCCGATTCGCGGGCGCAAGATCGGCGCGATCTTCCAGGACCCGCTCACCTCGCTGAACCCGCTTTACACGGTGGGCCAGCAACTGATCGAGACCATCCGCGCCCATCTGCCCGTGACCGAGTCGGAAGCGCGCAAGCGTGCCATCGGCCTGCTGCAGGACACCGGCATCCCCGCGGCCGAACAGCGCATCGATCATTTCCCGCACCAGTTCTCCGGCGGCATGCGGCAGCGCGTGGTGATCGCGCTGGCGCTGGCGGCGGAGCCCAAGCTCATCGTCGCCGACGAGCCGACCACCGCGCTCGACGTATCGATCCAGGCGCAGATCATCCAGCTGCTCAAGCGCATCTGCAAGGAACGCGGCGCGGCGGTGATGCTCATCACGCACGACATGGGCGTGATCGCCGAGACCTGCGACCGCGTGGCCGTGATGTACGCGGGCCGCGTCGCGGAGATCGGCCCGGTTCACGAGGTGATCCACCAGCCGGCGCATCCCTACACCGCGGGCCTGATGGCCTCGATCCCCGACATGGCCAGCGACCGCGAGCGGCTCAACCAGATCGACGGCGCGATGCCGCGGCTGAATGCCATTCCCGCCGGCTGCGCATACAACCCGCGTTGCCCGCGCACGTTCGCGCGCTGCCTGTCCGAACGGCCCGAGCTGATGCATGCCGGTGCCACCCGCGCGGCCTGCTGGCTGCACGACGCCGCCGACCCGCATCTCGGCCAGGCCGAGATCGCGGCGAAGCACCATGACGCCCTGGCGGCCGGCGAGCGCGCCACGCCCGAGGCGGCCGAACCCATCGTGGAGGTGACGCGATGA
- the mctP gene encoding monocarboxylate uptake permease MctP: MDGQINWTALSVFVFFFLLVTVMGFWASRWQSGGASSKGAHLDEWGLGGRNFGTWITWFLVGGDFYTAYTVIAVPALVYAVGAYGFFALPYTILVYPIVFVIMPRLWHAAHKAGHVTAADVVYGRYGSRALELAIAVTGVVATMPYIALQLVGMEVVIKALGLTGELPLAAAFVILALYTYSAGLRAPALIAFVKDLMIYIVVLVAVVLVPMKLGGYGSVFHAAGDAFAAKGGATGLTLKPAQYLPYASLALGSALAAFMYPHTLTGIFAAKSANTIRKNAVFLPAYTVLLGLIALLGYMAYAAHLQVKSNNDVVPALFNALFPSWFAGFAFAAIAIGALVPAAVMSIGAANLFTRNFWKAYVKPDVTPAGEAKVAKIVSLVVKLGALVFILFLPTQFALDLQLLGGLWILQTFPAVVFGLFFRWFRAPALLAGWAVGLAGGSWLAFSDGIKPVHTFVIGGDSYTLYTGLTALVLNIVVAVVVQLVVKGGPLREPPVLARK, encoded by the coding sequence ATGGACGGCCAGATCAACTGGACCGCGCTCTCGGTCTTCGTCTTCTTCTTCCTGCTGGTCACGGTGATGGGCTTCTGGGCCTCGCGCTGGCAAAGCGGCGGCGCCAGCAGCAAGGGCGCGCACCTGGACGAATGGGGCTTGGGCGGGCGCAACTTCGGCACCTGGATCACCTGGTTCCTGGTGGGCGGCGACTTCTATACCGCCTACACCGTGATCGCCGTGCCGGCGCTGGTGTACGCCGTCGGGGCCTACGGCTTCTTCGCGCTGCCGTACACCATCCTCGTGTACCCGATCGTCTTCGTCATCATGCCCCGGCTCTGGCACGCGGCGCACAAGGCGGGCCATGTGACCGCGGCCGACGTGGTGTACGGGCGCTACGGCTCGCGCGCGCTGGAGCTGGCCATCGCGGTCACGGGCGTGGTCGCGACCATGCCCTACATCGCGCTGCAGCTGGTGGGCATGGAGGTGGTCATCAAGGCCCTGGGCCTCACCGGCGAACTGCCGCTGGCGGCGGCCTTCGTGATCCTGGCGCTGTACACCTACTCGGCCGGCTTGCGCGCGCCGGCGCTCATCGCCTTCGTCAAGGACCTGATGATCTACATCGTGGTGCTGGTGGCAGTGGTGCTGGTGCCCATGAAGCTGGGCGGCTACGGCAGCGTGTTCCATGCGGCCGGCGACGCCTTCGCGGCGAAGGGCGGCGCGACCGGGCTCACGCTCAAGCCGGCGCAGTACCTGCCGTACGCCAGCCTGGCGCTGGGCTCGGCGCTCGCGGCCTTCATGTACCCGCACACGCTCACCGGCATCTTCGCGGCCAAAAGCGCCAACACCATCCGCAAGAACGCGGTGTTCCTGCCGGCGTACACCGTGCTGCTGGGGCTGATCGCGCTCCTGGGCTACATGGCGTACGCCGCGCACCTGCAGGTCAAGAGCAACAACGACGTGGTGCCCGCGCTCTTCAACGCCCTGTTCCCCTCGTGGTTCGCCGGTTTCGCGTTCGCGGCCATCGCCATCGGCGCGCTGGTGCCGGCGGCGGTGATGTCGATCGGCGCGGCCAACCTGTTCACGCGCAACTTCTGGAAGGCCTACGTGAAGCCCGATGTCACGCCCGCGGGCGAGGCCAAGGTGGCGAAGATCGTGTCGCTCGTGGTCAAGCTGGGCGCGCTGGTGTTCATCCTGTTCCTGCCGACGCAGTTCGCGCTCGACCTGCAGCTGCTGGGCGGCCTGTGGATCCTGCAGACCTTTCCCGCGGTGGTGTTCGGCCTGTTCTTCCGCTGGTTCCGCGCGCCTGCGCTGCTCGCGGGCTGGGCCGTGGGGCTGGCCGGCGGCAGCTGGCTGGCGTTCTCGGACGGCATCAAGCCGGTGCACACCTTCGTGATCGGCGGCGACAGCTACACGCTCTACACCGGACTGACTGCGCTGGTGCTCAACATCGTGGTGGCGGTCGTGGTGCAGCTGGTGGTCAAGGGCGGGCCGCTGCGCGAGCCTCCGGTGCTCGCCAGAAAGTAA
- a CDS encoding ABC transporter substrate-binding protein has protein sequence MSFKKSVAAAAVLCALGAVSMVAGAQTIRIANQGDALSLDPHSLNESLQLSVTANVYETLVGRNKDLSLAPLLATSWKQTSPTVWRFELRKGVVFHDGTPFTADDVVFSFARAQGDGSDMRATLSDIKAVRKVGDLAVEIETNGPFPILPDVISLTMIMSKKWCEENQATKPVDRRKGIENTASFKANGTGPFRVRERQPNVRTVFTRNGTYWGKIDGNAQEVIFTPIANPATRVAALVSGEVDVMEPVPVQDIARINAAPNARVITGPEMRTIFLGMDQKRDELQYSNVKGKNPFKDKRVRQAFYQAIDIVGIQKTVMRGASRPTGLLVGPGINGWTAEQDKRLPYDVEAAKKLLTEAGYPNGFEVSLNCPNDRYVNDGQICQSVASNLAKIGVKINLVAETKGTYFPKVLRRDTSFYMLGWTPTTYDSHNALSSLTSCPDDKGTGQFNLGAYCNPKLDELTKKIQSETDKAKRNEMIKEAFTIHADDVGHLPLHQQSLAWGVSKKVELVQLADNFMYFKWMSIK, from the coding sequence ATGAGTTTCAAGAAGAGCGTGGCTGCGGCCGCCGTTTTGTGCGCCCTGGGCGCCGTCAGCATGGTCGCCGGCGCGCAGACCATCCGCATCGCCAACCAGGGCGACGCGCTGTCGCTCGATCCGCACTCGCTCAACGAGTCGCTGCAGTTGAGCGTCACCGCCAACGTCTATGAAACCCTCGTGGGCCGCAACAAGGACCTGAGCCTGGCGCCGCTGCTGGCCACCAGCTGGAAGCAGACCTCGCCCACGGTCTGGCGCTTCGAGCTGCGCAAGGGCGTGGTGTTCCACGACGGCACGCCGTTCACCGCCGACGACGTGGTCTTCAGCTTCGCGCGCGCGCAGGGCGACGGCTCCGACATGCGTGCCACGCTCAGCGACATCAAGGCCGTGCGCAAGGTCGGGGACCTCGCCGTCGAGATCGAGACCAACGGCCCGTTCCCGATCCTGCCCGACGTGATCTCGCTCACCATGATCATGAGCAAGAAATGGTGCGAGGAAAACCAGGCCACCAAGCCGGTGGACCGCCGCAAGGGCATCGAGAACACGGCCTCGTTCAAGGCCAACGGCACCGGTCCGTTCCGCGTGCGCGAGCGCCAGCCGAACGTGCGCACCGTGTTCACGCGCAACGGCACCTACTGGGGCAAGATCGACGGCAACGCGCAGGAAGTGATCTTCACGCCCATCGCCAATCCCGCCACCCGCGTGGCCGCGCTGGTCTCCGGCGAAGTCGACGTGATGGAGCCCGTGCCGGTGCAGGACATCGCCCGCATCAATGCCGCGCCCAACGCCCGCGTCATCACCGGTCCCGAGATGCGCACCATCTTCCTGGGCATGGACCAGAAGCGCGACGAACTGCAGTACTCGAACGTGAAGGGCAAGAACCCGTTCAAGGACAAGCGCGTGCGCCAGGCCTTCTACCAGGCCATCGACATCGTCGGCATCCAGAAGACGGTGATGCGCGGCGCCTCGCGTCCCACCGGCCTGCTGGTGGGCCCGGGCATCAACGGCTGGACGGCCGAGCAGGACAAGCGCCTGCCCTACGACGTCGAGGCCGCCAAGAAGCTGCTGACCGAAGCCGGCTACCCCAACGGCTTCGAGGTGTCGCTGAACTGTCCGAACGACCGCTACGTCAACGACGGCCAGATCTGCCAGAGCGTGGCGTCCAACCTCGCGAAGATCGGCGTCAAGATCAACCTCGTGGCCGAGACCAAGGGCACCTATTTCCCCAAGGTGCTGCGCCGCGACACCAGCTTCTACATGCTGGGCTGGACCCCCACCACGTATGACTCCCACAACGCGCTGAGCTCGCTCACCTCGTGCCCGGACGACAAGGGCACCGGCCAGTTCAACCTGGGGGCGTACTGCAATCCGAAGCTCGACGAGCTGACGAAGAAGATCCAGTCGGAAACCGACAAGGCCAAGCGCAACGAGATGATCAAGGAAGCGTTCACGATCCATGCCGACGACGTCGGTCACCTGCCGCTGCACCAGCAGTCGCTGGCATGGGGCGTGAGCAAGAAGGTCGAGCTGGTTCAACTGGCCGACAACTTCATGTACTTCAAGTGGATGAGCATCAAGTAA
- the ygiD gene encoding 4,5-DOPA dioxygenase extradiol, with product MTTNLATSELGRRGFLMGTALGATAVLASLACSVRTAGAATRRMPVVFIGHGSPMNAISDNAFTRRLSAWGRELPRPTAILSVSAHWLSRGATGVGVQANPKTIHDFGGFPQALFDIEYPAPGHPALAREAVGAVKQSPVIATEQWGLDHGTWSVLKHLYPKADVPVFQLSIDYDKPAAFHYAVGRDLSALRDKGVLVMGSGNVVHNLRATDRGTPDGPGASRPWAQSFDDAVKSALAVRDDRALVDYARLEGAATAVATPDHYYPFLYALGAAGSGERAKTIYEGFQSGTLSMRCLQFG from the coding sequence ATGACGACCAATCTTGCAACCTCCGAACTGGGCCGCCGCGGCTTCCTGATGGGCACGGCCCTCGGCGCAACCGCGGTGCTGGCCTCGCTGGCGTGCAGCGTCCGCACCGCCGGCGCGGCCACGCGGCGCATGCCGGTGGTCTTCATCGGCCACGGCTCGCCGATGAACGCCATCAGCGACAACGCCTTCACGCGACGCCTGTCGGCCTGGGGCCGCGAACTGCCGAGACCCACTGCCATCCTGAGCGTCTCTGCGCACTGGCTCAGCCGCGGCGCCACCGGCGTGGGTGTGCAGGCGAACCCGAAGACGATCCACGACTTCGGCGGCTTTCCGCAGGCGCTGTTCGACATCGAATACCCTGCGCCCGGTCATCCCGCACTGGCCCGCGAGGCCGTCGGTGCGGTGAAGCAGTCGCCGGTGATCGCCACCGAGCAATGGGGCCTCGACCACGGTACGTGGTCGGTCCTGAAGCATCTCTATCCAAAGGCCGACGTGCCGGTTTTCCAGCTCAGCATCGACTACGACAAGCCCGCCGCCTTCCACTACGCCGTGGGCCGCGACCTGTCCGCGCTGCGCGACAAGGGCGTGCTGGTGATGGGCAGCGGCAACGTGGTGCACAACCTGCGCGCCACCGACCGCGGCACGCCGGACGGTCCGGGCGCGAGCCGACCGTGGGCGCAGTCGTTCGACGATGCGGTGAAGTCTGCGCTGGCGGTGCGCGACGACCGGGCGCTGGTCGACTACGCGAGGCTGGAAGGCGCGGCCACCGCAGTGGCGACGCCCGATCACTACTACCCGTTCCTGTATGCCCTCGGTGCCGCCGGCAGTGGCGAACGTGCGAAGACGATCTACGAAGGGTTCCAGTCCGGCACGCTCAGCATGCGCTGCCTGCAGTTCGGCTGA
- a CDS encoding ABC transporter permease, producing the protein MIAFVLRRLIQAVIVMVAVAFIAFLLFQYVGDPVVFLLGQDAKPEQIRELRAALGLDQPFFVQFWHFLVNAAQGEFGLSLRQGAKVSRLIGERFPATLELALVAAALALFIGIPMGVYTALRRGSFMSQVFMTVSLLGVSLPTFLIGILLILVFAVLLGWFPSFGRGETVQLGWWSSGLLRADGWHHIVLPAVTLAIFQLTLIMRLVRAEMLEVLRTDYIKFARARGLSNRAIHFGHALKNTLVPVMTITGLQLGGLIAFAIITESVFQWPGMGLLFIQAVTFADIPVMAAYLCLIALIFVVINLVVDLLYFVVDPRLRVGKAGGH; encoded by the coding sequence ATGATTGCCTTTGTACTGCGTCGCCTGATCCAGGCCGTGATCGTGATGGTCGCGGTCGCGTTCATTGCCTTCCTTCTCTTTCAATATGTCGGTGATCCGGTCGTGTTCCTGCTGGGACAGGACGCGAAGCCCGAGCAGATCCGTGAATTGCGCGCCGCACTGGGGCTCGACCAACCCTTCTTCGTGCAGTTCTGGCACTTCCTGGTGAATGCCGCGCAGGGAGAGTTCGGCCTGAGCCTTCGCCAGGGCGCCAAGGTGTCGCGGCTGATCGGCGAGCGCTTTCCCGCCACGCTCGAGCTGGCCCTGGTGGCTGCCGCGCTCGCACTGTTCATCGGTATTCCAATGGGCGTCTACACCGCGTTGCGCCGAGGCTCCTTCATGAGCCAGGTGTTCATGACCGTGTCGCTGCTCGGCGTGTCGCTGCCGACCTTCCTGATCGGCATCCTGCTGATCCTGGTCTTTGCGGTGCTGCTGGGCTGGTTCCCGAGCTTCGGCCGCGGCGAGACGGTTCAGCTCGGCTGGTGGAGCAGCGGGCTCTTGCGCGCCGACGGCTGGCACCACATCGTGCTCCCGGCGGTGACGCTGGCGATCTTCCAGCTCACGCTCATCATGCGGCTGGTACGTGCAGAGATGCTCGAGGTGCTGCGCACCGACTACATCAAATTCGCGCGCGCACGCGGGCTGTCGAACCGCGCGATTCATTTCGGGCATGCGCTCAAGAACACGCTGGTGCCCGTGATGACCATCACCGGCCTGCAGCTCGGCGGACTGATCGCGTTCGCCATCATCACCGAGTCGGTATTTCAGTGGCCGGGCATGGGCCTGCTGTTCATCCAGGCCGTGACCTTCGCCGACATCCCGGTGATGGCCGCCTATCTCTGTCTCATTGCCTTGATCTTCGTGGTGATCAATCTCGTGGTCGACCTGCTGTATTTCGTGGTCGATCCGCGTCTGCGCGTGGGCAAGGCGGGAGGGCATTGA
- a CDS encoding ABC transporter ATP-binding protein: protein MSAVIEPRNAATSGAGGEPLVVAHDLARTFDVSPPWLNRVLERKPRVLLHAVDGVSFSIERGKTLALVGESGCGKSTVARLLVGLYAPTRGGLQFDGQDAHAAFKTAEGRKLRRRIQMIFQDPYASLNPRWIVEDIIGEPLREHDILSDKAALRERVGELLKSVGLSPLDMSKYPHQFSGGQRQRISIARALATQPEFLVCDEPTSALDVSVQAQVLNIMKDLQREQGLTYLFISHNLAVVRHVADQVGVMYLGRLVEVADKQKLFAEPQHPYTRMLLDAIPQMKHTGRQRTPVQGEVPNPLNPPTGCAFHPRCPHANARCSAERPKLLSIRGVQVACHAAEEGRI, encoded by the coding sequence ATGAGCGCCGTGATCGAACCCCGCAACGCCGCAACCTCGGGCGCCGGCGGCGAGCCCCTGGTGGTCGCGCACGACCTCGCGCGCACCTTCGACGTCTCGCCGCCCTGGCTCAACCGCGTGCTCGAACGCAAGCCGCGCGTGCTGCTGCACGCGGTGGACGGCGTGAGCTTTTCCATCGAGCGCGGCAAGACGCTGGCGCTGGTGGGCGAATCGGGCTGCGGCAAGAGCACCGTGGCGCGGCTGCTGGTGGGGCTGTACGCGCCCACGCGCGGCGGCCTGCAGTTCGACGGACAGGACGCGCACGCCGCGTTCAAGACCGCCGAAGGCCGCAAGCTGCGCCGGCGCATCCAGATGATCTTCCAGGATCCGTACGCGAGCCTCAACCCGCGCTGGATCGTGGAAGACATCATCGGAGAGCCGCTGCGCGAGCACGACATCCTGAGCGACAAGGCCGCGCTGCGCGAGCGCGTGGGCGAGTTGCTGAAGTCGGTCGGCCTGTCACCGCTGGACATGAGCAAGTACCCGCACCAGTTCTCCGGCGGCCAGCGCCAGCGCATCTCCATCGCGCGCGCGCTCGCCACGCAGCCCGAGTTCCTGGTGTGCGACGAACCCACCTCCGCGCTCGACGTGAGCGTGCAGGCGCAGGTGCTCAACATCATGAAGGACCTGCAGCGCGAGCAGGGCCTGACCTACCTGTTCATCTCGCACAACCTCGCGGTGGTCCGCCACGTGGCCGACCAGGTCGGCGTGATGTATCTGGGCCGCCTGGTCGAGGTGGCGGACAAGCAGAAGCTCTTCGCCGAGCCGCAGCACCCTTACACGCGCATGCTGCTGGACGCCATTCCGCAGATGAAGCACACGGGCCGCCAGCGCACGCCGGTGCAGGGCGAGGTGCCGAACCCGCTGAACCCGCCCACGGGGTGCGCGTTTCATCCGCGCTGCCCGCATGCCAATGCGCGCTGCTCGGCGGAGCGCCCGAAGCTGCTGAGCATTCGCGGCGTGCAGGTGGCCTGCCACGCGGCCGAGGAGGGCCGCATCTAG
- a CDS encoding M20 aminoacylase family protein, translating into MTEAVLEAPRLKAAGRAFAHIANFYPEIEAFRRDLHAHPELGFEEVYTSGRVREALRACGVDEIHEGIGKTGVVGVIRGRSTASGRMIGLRADMDALPMREDNDFGWRSASDGLMHGCGHDGHTAMLVGAARYLAETRDFDGTAVLIFQPGEEGFAGARVMIEDGLFDRFPVDAVYAMHNWPAMPAGTVGINRGAMMAAADRITIHIKGKGGHGAHAYQTIDPVVVAAHIITAAQTIVSRNVRPIDAAVLSICAMQAGDLGAMSVIPGEATLVGTVRTFSARVQAQVEQRLRELCAAIASGFGATASIEYERIYPATINTAPEAMFAADVAQALVGAKNVDRNMEPSMGAEDFSFMLQKKAGAYLRIGQNVHNGAYLHNSRYDFNDQILPLGAALHAGLIEQGMPLAATRGAQQGKAAATAAT; encoded by the coding sequence ATGACTGAAGCGGTATTGGAGGCGCCTCGCCTCAAGGCAGCGGGTCGCGCGTTCGCGCACATCGCGAATTTCTATCCGGAGATCGAGGCGTTCCGCCGCGACCTGCACGCGCACCCCGAACTCGGTTTCGAAGAGGTCTACACCTCGGGGCGCGTGCGCGAGGCGCTGCGTGCATGCGGTGTCGACGAGATCCATGAAGGCATCGGCAAGACCGGCGTGGTGGGCGTGATCCGCGGAAGGTCCACGGCCAGCGGCCGCATGATCGGTCTGCGGGCCGACATGGACGCGCTGCCGATGCGCGAGGACAACGACTTCGGCTGGCGCTCCGCCAGCGATGGCCTGATGCACGGCTGCGGCCACGACGGCCACACCGCCATGCTGGTCGGCGCGGCGCGCTATCTCGCCGAGACGCGCGACTTCGACGGCACCGCCGTGCTGATCTTCCAGCCCGGCGAGGAAGGCTTCGCCGGAGCGCGCGTGATGATCGAGGACGGCCTCTTCGACCGCTTCCCGGTGGATGCGGTCTACGCCATGCACAACTGGCCCGCCATGCCGGCCGGGACCGTGGGCATCAACCGCGGCGCGATGATGGCCGCGGCCGACCGCATCACGATCCACATCAAGGGCAAGGGCGGTCACGGCGCGCACGCCTACCAGACGATCGACCCCGTGGTGGTCGCGGCGCACATCATCACGGCAGCGCAGACCATCGTCTCGCGCAACGTGCGTCCGATCGATGCCGCGGTGCTCAGCATCTGCGCGATGCAGGCTGGCGACCTCGGCGCCATGAGCGTGATACCCGGCGAGGCCACCCTCGTGGGCACCGTGCGCACCTTCAGCGCGCGGGTGCAGGCGCAGGTCGAGCAGCGGCTGCGCGAACTGTGCGCGGCCATCGCCTCCGGCTTCGGTGCCACCGCCAGCATCGAGTACGAGCGCATCTATCCCGCCACCATCAACACCGCGCCGGAGGCCATGTTCGCGGCCGACGTGGCGCAGGCGCTGGTGGGTGCGAAGAACGTCGACCGCAACATGGAGCCCAGCATGGGCGCGGAAGACTTCTCCTTCATGCTGCAGAAGAAAGCCGGCGCCTACCTGCGCATCGGCCAGAACGTGCACAACGGTGCATACCTGCACAACAGCCGCTACGACTTCAACGACCAGATCCTGCCGCTCGGCGCCGCGCTGCATGCCGGCCTGATCGAGCAGGGCATGCCGCTCGCCGCTACCCGCGGTGCGCAGCAAGGGAAAGCAGCCGCCACCGCGGCGACGTGA